GCAGCACGCCTTTGGCCAAATCGCTGGCACCGCCGAACGGATCAACGAATTCCAGATCGGGCACACGCAGGGCCATGGCGTTGACGGTGAAGTCGCGGCGTGAGAGGTCACCTTCAAGCGTGTCGCCATAATTGACTTCAGGCTTGCGCGAATCCGGATCGTAGGTATCCGACCGATAGGTGGTCACCTCAACCTTGACCTCGGTGCCGTCCGCACGCCGGCGCATGGCACCCAACGTACCGAACTTGCGGCCCATATCCCAAAAACCGTCATGCCCCCAACGGCGCAGAATGGGCTCGAACTGTTCCGGGCGCGCGGATGAGCAGAAGTCCAGATCGTGGCTCTTGCGGTGCAGGAGCAGATCGCGGACCGGGCCGCCGACCAATGCCAGCTCATAACCCTGTTCGGCAAACAGTCGACCGAGTTCGATGGCCTCGGGCCACACTTCGAAATCCAATGGGCACCTTCCCGTATGTGACATTTTTCTGCCTTACCAGCATACCGTTACCCCACCTGCACACGGGGTTGAGTAAGGTGGAGAATATGATTACGCCCGCCGATCTTGCCCGCATGCTTGGGCAAACACCCGATTCGACGGATAACCATACCCAAGACCAGCTGCTGTATACGTCTCAGACGCCGCAGAATTCCGCCGATTCCGCGCAATCCGACGACACTATGGACAACGTAGCCGGCACTGACACGCAGCCGGCTGACCACACTGATAAAACCGAACGTTCCATGCCGACGCCGGCAACCGTGTTTGGCATGCATGCCACGGTTACCATCGCCACCTCAAGCGAAACCATCGAGGGGCAAGCCGACGGCATTGACAGCGAGGCCGAAACCGAATCGATCGCGCAGAGCAGCATCGAAACCGAGACATCACCCGCTCCGATTCATCAGGAACCATCGCAGCCCATTCATGCCCAAACCGGGCCGACGCCGGCCACCGTATTCGGCCGACGCGCCGCCGACACAACACCGACTCCCACTGGCCCGACACCGGCCATGATGCCGCAACGCCGCACTTCCGACGGCCCCACCACGTTTGCGTCCCTGGATGCACAGGAACTACCGGTGGTACGCGAATATTCGGCTGGCGGACTGATCTTCGACGATCAGAATCGCGTGGCCATCATCGCCCGTCATTCTCGTTCCGGCCATCTGGAATGGTGCCTGCCCAAGGGGCATATCGAGAAGGGCGAGACTCCACAGCAGACCGCCGTGCGTGAAGTGCACGAGGAAACCGGCATTTTGGGCGAGGTCATCGATTCCATCGCCACCATCGACTACTGGTTCACCGGAACCACGCAGCGCGTGCACAAGCTGGTGCATCACTATGCCTTGCGGCAGACCGGCGGCGAGCTCACCGTGGAAGGCGATCCGGATCATGAAGCCGAAGACGCCATCTGGGTGCGGTTCGATGATTTGGACGACGTGCTGAGCTACCCCAACGAGCGCAAAATCGCGTGGCTATACGCCAGAAAGAAGAACAGGCAGGCAAACGAGTGAACCTACCCGCAGTCTTATGCCGCTCACGCCATGGTGGACGATTCGTACGCGCGTTTGCGGCCATTCTTGTCATCACGGCGATGCTGGCCGCCCCACTGACCGCATATGCCGATGATTCGCCTGATGATCAGGCCGGTCAGACCATCGCCATCGAGCAGAGTACGCCCATAGTCACCGCTTCTTCCGGATTCCATATCACGGTAGCGATTACCAATGCCTCATCGGATACGGCACCGGCGGGGTCACTGATTCTCAGCACAAATTCACGGTTCACATTCGTCTCACGCACTGATATGCAGAAATGGGCGGAAGGCGATACCGCCATTCCCACCCCGGATGTGCTCGGCAGCATTGATGTTCCTGAAATCGCGCCGGGCAACACTGCAACCGTCACCCTTGACGTGGCGGCCGACCAGCAGGCTCTGCAGAGTATGCGCAGCTGGGGTCCCAAGCCCCTGCAGTTGTCGTACAGCGCCGGAAACCAGCCGCCAACCATGCTCCCCAGCTTCCTGACCCGTTCTCCTGACGGGCTCGACACCGCGCAGACTCCGGCGATGAACCTCACCGTGGCGATGCCGCTGACCACCACTGACTGGCAGGTTGATTCCTCCGCGCTGTCCGGCCTTGTCTCCGAAGATGAGAATGCATCCGCAGAGCCGGTGTTATCGGTGAACCAGCAGGAAACCACCACGGTCAAGGAACTCAACCAGACCTTGGCCAAACACCATAGCCTGCAAGTGGTGGCCGATCCGTTGTATTTCCAGGAACTCCCCTCCGATACCAGACCTGCCGTCGCGGGAGTCATGCAACCCGGTGATTTTGATGTCACGGCGTATGCGGCGCTGAACGATGCCGATGCCTATACCAGAGCCGGCATCGCCGACGAAGCATGGAACGCCGAACAGGCGCAGACGTTGTATGCTGTGGCCAAATCCACCGTCACGCCGACTGCCACCTATGCCTGGCAGGGATCCGGCACGTGGAGCCTGGACGCCCTGACCAAGGCCCGCGCTCAGGGATATACCGCCGTTATTGCGGATTCCACGTTTGACGGTGAGCAAACCGACACCGTGCATACCGGCACCTATGTGGTCAATACCTCCGCCGGAGACATCACCGTGCTCAAGGAACAGTCGGAACTCGGCACGTTGGCGCATGGTGAAGCTACCAGCGCACGGGCAACGGCCGAAGCCAGCGATGCGGGCAGGCTGGCCAGAATGCTCGCACAAAGCGCGTTCTATCAAATGGAACAGCCGTATGCCACCCGAAACCTGCTGATGACCTTCTCCAGGAATAGCAGCGCGTCATGGATCAATCAGGTCATGAGCGCTATGGAACAGGCATCGTGGCTGAATCTGACTGATCTGAACACTATGGCCGCTGCCGACCCATACAGCGTCAGCAGCGAGGTGAACCAGGACGACTCCAATGCCGCCGACGTCTCCCAAACCCGTGCCACCCTGGAACAGCTTTCTTCAAGTCGTAAGGACATCCTGCGGCTCGCCACTTCCATACTGAAGAAGGGTCTTGATGAAGACGATGTCTCATCGTTGAACCCGCAGGCACTTGCCCGTCAAGATGCCAGTTCAACCGCCAGCCACACCAATGATCCCGCACAATGGGTGAGCACGCTGTTGAACGCGCATGACGACATCGCTCTGCATGCGTTCGCCGGCTCCAGCGATGCCGAGTATCAGAGCCAGATAGCCAAAGCCAACCGGACGTTCGCCGATACGGTGTTGGGCAGCGTGTACATCACCCCATCCGAATCGGTGTCGGTATTCAGCGAATCGGCCCAGATGCCGGTGACAGTAAGCAATAAGCTGCCTTACGCCGTCAGCGTCAAGGTCAATTCGATCACCGATTCCATGCAAATCGTGACCTCCCGTTCCAATGATGTTGTGATTCCCGCACGTAGTGAGGCTCAGGTGACCTTCACCATCCGTGTGTCCACTTCCGGCACCACCGTCGCACATGTGTCGTTGGCCGATCGGCACAACACCGCCTTCGGCAACACACAGGACACCACCATCACCAGTGTGCTGCGCATCAGCGATGCCAGTGGTTTCGTCATCATTGGTTTTGCAGTACTGCTGGGCCTCGTTGGTTTATGGCGCCAGTTCAACCGTAAGAAGGATCCTGACGAATGAGTTCTACCGTAGGCCGCAATTCCCTGATTATGGCCTCCGGTACCGCGGCTTCTCGCGTGACCGGCCAAATCCGCACTATTTTGCTGGCGGCAGCCATCGGCACTACCGGTCTGGCGGCCAATGCCTATCAGGCCGGTGCGATGATTCCGCAAACCGTGTTCACACTGGTGTCCGGCGGTATTTTCAATGCCGTGCTGGTGCCGCAAATCGTGCGCACGTTGAAGGAGAGGGACGCTCAGGAGCGACTGAACCGACTGATCACCCTGGCCATCGGCATTCTACTGGCCGTCACTGTGGTGATGGCCGCATCCACACCGCTGCTGGCGCGTCTGTACGTGGGCAGCAGCAATCATGAGATGATTGCCCTGACCACTGCGTTCACGCTCTGGTGCATGCCGCAGGTGTTCTTCTACGGCCTGTATACGGTGCTTGGTCAGATTCTGGCCGCCAAAGATCATTTTGCTTCCTATGCGTGGAGTTCCACCGGAGCCAATGTCATCAGCTGCGCCGGATTCACCGCATTCATCATGTTGTTCGGCAAGGCCAACGAACAGCCGCTTGATTTCTGGACCTCGGGCAAAGTGGCGCTTACCGCAGGTACATGGACGCTCGGCGTGGCTTTTCAGGCACTGATCCTGTTCGTGCCGTTGATTCGCCTGGGCTTCAAATACCGTCCCAGCTTTGGCTTGACCGGCTTTGGTCTCAAGGCGATGGGACCTGTGGCGCTGGGATCGCTGGGTGTGGTGGCGATTACTCAGATTTCGGATATCGTGCTGACCCGAATCGCCACGCTGGCCCCGCAGCGTGCGCATGAGCTCACCGGAGTCAGTCTGTACGACGTTGCCGGCAATGCTACCTACCAAAACGCCTTCACCCTGTACATCCTGCCGTATTCGCTGATTGCGGTATCCGTCTCCACCGCCGTATTCCCCCTCATCTCGCGGTCGATAGCAGCGCAGGACTTCCATGCGGCACGTCAGCAGCTGGGCAATGCGCTGTGCAACGTAGGGCTGCTGGTGCTGTTCTTCGCCGCGGCGCTGGTGGTCTACCCCGAACCGATCATTCGCGCGCTGCTGCCTTCGGTCTCGATGAATGAGACCGTGCTCATCGCCTACGCTCTGATTCCGCTGTCTTGCGGCATCCCCGCCATATCAGCGTTCCTGTTGATTCAACGTACCTTCTATGCCTTTGAGGACGGCCTGCACCCGTTCCTCGCCGCGGTATTGCAATACGGCTTCACCACGGCACTCATGATTGTCGGCATGCTGGTGCTTCCGCCGAATCAGTGGATCGTGGGTATTGCCTGTTCCGTATCCGCCGGTGTGCTATTGGCGCTGCCGTTCATGCTGTTTATGCTGCGCAAACGATTCGGCGGCAGCCTGGAAGGCAAGCCGGTTGTGCAGACATACGGCAAGGCGTTGGCAGCGGCCGTAATCGGCGGCGTTGTGGTCTGGCTGGCGAAAACCCCTGTTGCAGACCTCTTCGGTGCCTCCATCCAAGAGACCGGCGGCCAGATGAGCTGGCTGTCCGCATTGGGAATCTGCATCGTACTGACTCTCGTGCTGGCCGTGGTGTATATCGGCGTGCTCTGGGCACTGCGCGCCACACAACTGAACGATGCCGTCCACTCGATAACCGCCCGTTTCAGGCGAAAACCCGCCAACACATCCGTTGACGAACCGCAATCCGAAGAAGACAATAATAATGCTGATACTGCTGCGAGCATCATGCCTGAGGCCGATGGCATTCAGGCCAGTCCCACGGCTAGAATGTCAGCGATGACGAATGCTGATCACATGGAGCCTGACGAGCAGATGAAACCGCAATTGGGAGATACTATCCTTAACCGCTACACCTTGGTGTCTTCGTTGCGTAAGGAACCCGGCCTCGAGGCTTGGCAGGCCAATGATCGCGTGCTGGCAAAGGATTGCCAGCTGTTCCTAGTGTCCAATCGCAAGGCATTGGACACGGTCAACACCATTGCCGGCGAGCTTGCGGCCACCCGCCCCGAGCACTATGTGCCGGTGCTGAAGTACCGCGTACAGTCCGATGTGCTCATTGCCGTCACCGCAATGGACAGTGGCCTGTCTGTGTCCGATTACCGTGCCAGTGCCACCGGCGACATACTGAGCTACGACGCCATGCGCTCCATTCTTGGCGAAACCGTTCAGGCCATCCGCCCCATGCTGACCAGTACCGCCGGCACTGCCATGCTGACCACTGATACCGTGCGTCTCACTGCCTCCGGCATCGAGATTTCCGATGCTCCGTTCGCTCCGATTCTGGCAGATATGTCCGGCACCGATCCGGCAAACGATGATGGCGCCGAGCGTCATGCCGTGCGTCAGCTTGCTGCGTTGCTATATGCACTGCTCACCAACACGACCAGCCAGGTAGATCCGCAATTCGATCTGCATCTGCTTGGGCAGGATATTCCAAGCGAGTTCCGTGTTATTTGCAAGCGTGGCCTGGCATTGGCCGATGAAGGCGAGCAGGTCATGCCGATGGCCTCACTGGCCGAACTGGACGCACTGTTGGGTGATTGGAAGCCTCTGACTGCGCTGTCGAGCACTGACATCGCCCTGCCGACCACTGACGGCGAATCCTCCATCGTCAAGGTGCAGCTGCGCCCTACGGACGAGGCCGACATCGTTCCGATTCCTGATGACATTGTCACCAGCCAGCAGCTGCCTTCACTGTCCATCGCGACACCTGCAGTGGCCGCTGGTGCTGAATCCGGCACCAATGGTCAGGCAGATGCTCATAGCATTTTCGACTTCAATTTCTCGCAAGCCTGGGAAAAGGAGAACCTCTCCGGCGAAGACACCGGAGACTGGTACAACCGACTGGCTCCGACCAACTTGACCGGTAACTCCCGGCTGACCGTGCCGATTCCCACCGCGGCCGGCGTGCCTGAGCCCACCGCTGCTGAGACCACCAGCCGTATTCCGATTTTTGATGCTTCCGGCCGTGAAATCCGCCCTGGTGAGGAGTCGCAGCGCGCGCTGGAGGAAGAGCAGGCACGTGCGGCGGAAGTCCAGTCCGTGCCGCCGAGCTTTATCCCGAAGGATCATCCCACTGGCAATGAGGATGATGCTCTGCCAGACGAGACGCTTTTTGGATCGATGACCACCAAGGTTGTTGCCATTATCGTGGCCGTGATTGTGGTGGTTGCCGCAGCGTTCTGGGCCATGCATGCGTTGCAGCGCAGTGGGGAAAACCCTGCAGATGCGGCGAACTCTTCTGAGAATTCGGAAGGCAATTGGCCGGATGTCAATGTGGATGATGTGCCGTTCGGTGAGGAAGATGGCACTTCCTCGTCCAAGGATTCCTCTACGCCTTCATCTCAGGAGAAGACCGAAACCAAGACAGAGACGGAGACGAACCCCAAGAAGGTCACCGAGGATAAGGACTCCCAGTCGGTGCCCAAGCCGCGTCACGAGAACAGCACCGCCTTTACGGTGGCCAGCGGGAACTTCCTGTCTAACCCTGCCGGGC
This sequence is a window from Bifidobacterium breve DSM 20213 = JCM 1192. Protein-coding genes within it:
- a CDS encoding NUDIX hydrolase, which translates into the protein MITPADLARMLGQTPDSTDNHTQDQLLYTSQTPQNSADSAQSDDTMDNVAGTDTQPADHTDKTERSMPTPATVFGMHATVTIATSSETIEGQADGIDSEAETESIAQSSIETETSPAPIHQEPSQPIHAQTGPTPATVFGRRAADTTPTPTGPTPAMMPQRRTSDGPTTFASLDAQELPVVREYSAGGLIFDDQNRVAIIARHSRSGHLEWCLPKGHIEKGETPQQTAVREVHEETGILGEVIDSIATIDYWFTGTTQRVHKLVHHYALRQTGGELTVEGDPDHEAEDAIWVRFDDLDDVLSYPNERKIAWLYARKKNRQANE
- a CDS encoding DUF6049 family protein; this translates as MLAAPLTAYADDSPDDQAGQTIAIEQSTPIVTASSGFHITVAITNASSDTAPAGSLILSTNSRFTFVSRTDMQKWAEGDTAIPTPDVLGSIDVPEIAPGNTATVTLDVAADQQALQSMRSWGPKPLQLSYSAGNQPPTMLPSFLTRSPDGLDTAQTPAMNLTVAMPLTTTDWQVDSSALSGLVSEDENASAEPVLSVNQQETTTVKELNQTLAKHHSLQVVADPLYFQELPSDTRPAVAGVMQPGDFDVTAYAALNDADAYTRAGIADEAWNAEQAQTLYAVAKSTVTPTATYAWQGSGTWSLDALTKARAQGYTAVIADSTFDGEQTDTVHTGTYVVNTSAGDITVLKEQSELGTLAHGEATSARATAEASDAGRLARMLAQSAFYQMEQPYATRNLLMTFSRNSSASWINQVMSAMEQASWLNLTDLNTMAAADPYSVSSEVNQDDSNAADVSQTRATLEQLSSSRKDILRLATSILKKGLDEDDVSSLNPQALARQDASSTASHTNDPAQWVSTLLNAHDDIALHAFAGSSDAEYQSQIAKANRTFADTVLGSVYITPSESVSVFSESAQMPVTVSNKLPYAVSVKVNSITDSMQIVTSRSNDVVIPARSEAQVTFTIRVSTSGTTVAHVSLADRHNTAFGNTQDTTITSVLRISDASGFVIIGFAVLLGLVGLWRQFNRKKDPDE
- the murJ gene encoding murein biosynthesis integral membrane protein MurJ, which gives rise to MSSTVGRNSLIMASGTAASRVTGQIRTILLAAAIGTTGLAANAYQAGAMIPQTVFTLVSGGIFNAVLVPQIVRTLKERDAQERLNRLITLAIGILLAVTVVMAASTPLLARLYVGSSNHEMIALTTAFTLWCMPQVFFYGLYTVLGQILAAKDHFASYAWSSTGANVISCAGFTAFIMLFGKANEQPLDFWTSGKVALTAGTWTLGVAFQALILFVPLIRLGFKYRPSFGLTGFGLKAMGPVALGSLGVVAITQISDIVLTRIATLAPQRAHELTGVSLYDVAGNATYQNAFTLYILPYSLIAVSVSTAVFPLISRSIAAQDFHAARQQLGNALCNVGLLVLFFAAALVVYPEPIIRALLPSVSMNETVLIAYALIPLSCGIPAISAFLLIQRTFYAFEDGLHPFLAAVLQYGFTTALMIVGMLVLPPNQWIVGIACSVSAGVLLALPFMLFMLRKRFGGSLEGKPVVQTYGKALAAAVIGGVVVWLAKTPVADLFGASIQETGGQMSWLSALGICIVLTLVLAVVYIGVLWALRATQLNDAVHSITARFRRKPANTSVDEPQSEEDNNNADTAASIMPEADGIQASPTARMSAMTNADHMEPDEQMKPQLGDTILNRYTLVSSLRKEPGLEAWQANDRVLAKDCQLFLVSNRKALDTVNTIAGELAATRPEHYVPVLKYRVQSDVLIAVTAMDSGLSVSDYRASATGDILSYDAMRSILGETVQAIRPMLTSTAGTAMLTTDTVRLTASGIEISDAPFAPILADMSGTDPANDDGAERHAVRQLAALLYALLTNTTSQVDPQFDLHLLGQDIPSEFRVICKRGLALADEGEQVMPMASLAELDALLGDWKPLTALSSTDIALPTTDGESSIVKVQLRPTDEADIVPIPDDIVTSQQLPSLSIATPAVAAGAESGTNGQADAHSIFDFNFSQAWEKENLSGEDTGDWYNRLAPTNLTGNSRLTVPIPTAAGVPEPTAAETTSRIPIFDASGREIRPGEESQRALEEEQARAAEVQSVPPSFIPKDHPTGNEDDALPDETLFGSMTTKVVAIIVAVIVVVAAAFWAMHALQRSGENPADAANSSENSEGNWPDVNVDDVPFGEEDGTSSSKDSSTPSSQEKTETKTETETNPKKVTEDKDSQSVPKPRHENSTAFTVASGNFLSNPAGQSGYGYHVHLDQPHDVYRMNITIRTSGGKGYIRANTTEDPTQGEQVAEFVFAEGGTTEVKFDKVVNTQDLVLWVPLDSLPQNQLYIQKVEVF